In one Vibrio sp. VB16 genomic region, the following are encoded:
- a CDS encoding serine/threonine protein kinase: MTIDSNNTDISKNTAFNFDALTPDFMWYAIESIGIRAESGLLALNSYENRVYQFMDEEKQRYVVKFYRPQRWTTDQIQEEHDFTLELLEQELPVAPPCIINGRTLHKYKGYHFTLFVSVGGRQFEVDNANHLEWVGRFMGRIHNIGKKQTFIHRPSLGLDEYLYQPRKLLQQSTFIPPHLENSFFSDLDLLIARIEDNWSDNFTSIRLHGDCHPGNILWRDGPMFVDLDDARNGPAVQDLWMLLNGDRHDRLAQLDILLEGYEEFCDFNPSELKLIEPLRGLRMVHYMAWLAKRWQDPAFPLAFPWFGDPKYWENQVLGFKEQISVLQEPPLALMPQW, translated from the coding sequence ATGACTATCGATTCTAACAATACAGACATTTCAAAAAACACTGCATTCAATTTTGATGCTCTAACACCAGATTTTATGTGGTACGCAATAGAAAGCATTGGAATAAGAGCTGAATCAGGTTTGCTTGCACTAAATAGTTATGAAAACCGTGTATATCAATTCATGGACGAAGAAAAACAGCGTTATGTCGTTAAATTTTATCGCCCACAAAGATGGACGACAGATCAGATTCAAGAAGAACACGACTTTACATTAGAACTACTTGAACAAGAACTCCCTGTCGCGCCTCCTTGCATTATTAATGGACGTACACTTCATAAATACAAAGGCTATCATTTCACCTTATTTGTCAGTGTAGGGGGGCGACAGTTTGAAGTTGATAATGCGAATCACCTTGAATGGGTTGGACGCTTTATGGGTAGGATTCACAATATCGGTAAGAAACAAACTTTTATTCATAGACCAAGTCTCGGCTTAGACGAATACCTGTACCAACCGCGTAAGCTTTTGCAACAATCTACTTTTATACCGCCTCATTTAGAAAATAGTTTTTTTAGCGACCTCGATTTATTAATCGCGCGAATTGAAGACAATTGGAGTGACAATTTCACCTCAATTCGCTTACATGGCGACTGCCATCCCGGTAATATTTTATGGCGGGACGGACCAATGTTTGTCGATTTAGACGATGCCCGCAATGGTCCTGCAGTGCAAGATTTATGGATGCTTCTAAACGGTGATAGACATGACAGGCTTGCTCAATTAGATATATTACTTGAAGGCTATGAGGAATTTTGCGATTTTAATCCGTCAGAGCTGAAACTTATTGAGCCATTACGTGGATTGCGAATGGTACACTATATGGCTTGGCTCGCAAAAAGGTGGCAAGATCCAGCATTTCCGCTCGCTTTTCCTTGGTTTGGCGACCCAAAATATTGGGAAAACCAAGTGCTTGGATTTAAGGAACAGATATCGGTTTTACAAGAGCCCCCACTTGCATTAATGCCTCAATGGTAA
- a CDS encoding YifB family Mg chelatase-like AAA ATPase, with protein MVLAVIHSRASVGVDAPPVTVEVHISNGMPGFTLVGLPETTVKESRDRVRSAIINSNFEYPSKKITVNLAPADLPKEGGRFDLPIALGILAAAEQIAVDKLGEYEFIGELALSGALRPVKGVLPAALAANKIQRCLVVPEENGDQAALVGKERHKSAASLLEVCSALCGQDNLSLFQVERSEDKWVRSRDLQDVIGQQQGKRALEIAAAGGHNLLFLGPPGTGKTMLASRLCDLLPEMSDDEALETASVASLTEQDINKFNWKKRPFRSPHHSSSMAALVGGGSIPRPGEISLAHNGLLFLDEMPEFERKVLDSMREPLESGEIVISRAAGKTRFPARFQLVGALNPSPTGYYDGDKSRINPQVVLRYLSRLSGPLLDRFDMSLEIPLLPKGMLAEGGDRGETTHVIKSRVEEARAYMLKRSGKINALLTSREIEKFCILEKKDAEFLEDALHRLGLSIRAYHRIIKVARTIADLESNERISRAHLAEALGYRSMDRLLKLLNAQVI; from the coding sequence ATGGTACTGGCGGTTATTCACAGCCGAGCAAGTGTTGGGGTGGACGCTCCTCCTGTCACTGTTGAGGTGCATATAAGCAATGGTATGCCAGGTTTTACACTTGTTGGTTTGCCTGAAACCACTGTAAAAGAGTCTAGGGATCGAGTTAGAAGCGCGATAATTAACTCAAATTTTGAGTATCCGAGCAAAAAGATCACAGTAAACCTTGCCCCTGCTGATTTACCTAAAGAGGGAGGACGATTTGATTTACCTATTGCGTTAGGGATCCTCGCGGCGGCTGAACAGATAGCCGTTGATAAACTTGGCGAATATGAGTTTATTGGTGAGTTAGCGCTTTCTGGGGCGTTACGCCCGGTTAAAGGTGTATTACCTGCGGCGTTGGCGGCCAATAAAATTCAACGATGCTTAGTTGTACCTGAAGAAAATGGAGATCAAGCGGCATTGGTTGGCAAAGAGAGGCATAAATCCGCTGCAAGTCTTTTGGAGGTGTGTTCGGCGTTATGCGGGCAAGACAACTTGTCTCTATTTCAGGTAGAAAGGTCTGAAGATAAATGGGTGCGTAGCCGAGATTTACAAGATGTCATAGGTCAGCAACAGGGAAAGAGAGCATTGGAGATAGCTGCGGCAGGTGGACATAATCTTCTTTTTCTCGGTCCGCCAGGTACAGGAAAAACCATGCTAGCTTCTCGACTTTGTGATTTATTGCCTGAAATGAGTGATGACGAAGCGCTTGAAACGGCCTCTGTGGCTTCTTTAACGGAGCAGGATATAAATAAGTTTAATTGGAAGAAAAGGCCTTTTCGTTCTCCTCATCATTCATCTTCTATGGCGGCCTTAGTCGGTGGTGGTTCTATTCCTCGTCCGGGTGAGATTTCCCTAGCACATAATGGATTGTTGTTTCTTGACGAAATGCCTGAATTTGAAAGAAAGGTGTTGGACTCAATGAGGGAACCATTAGAGTCTGGAGAGATTGTTATTTCTAGAGCGGCGGGAAAGACCCGCTTTCCCGCCCGATTCCAGCTCGTTGGAGCACTGAACCCAAGTCCCACAGGTTATTATGATGGCGACAAGTCTCGGATAAACCCTCAGGTAGTACTTCGTTATCTGAGTCGGTTATCGGGGCCTCTATTGGATAGGTTTGATATGTCATTAGAGATCCCCTTATTGCCGAAAGGAATGTTAGCGGAAGGTGGAGATAGAGGAGAAACTACGCATGTTATAAAGAGTAGAGTAGAAGAAGCACGAGCGTACATGTTAAAAAGATCAGGAAAAATAAATGCACTTCTAACAAGCCGAGAAATAGAAAAATTTTGTATTTTGGAGAAAAAAGACGCCGAGTTTTTAGAAGATGCACTACATAGGTTAGGGTTATCAATACGTGCATATCATCGAATAATAAAGGTTGCTCGTACTATCGCTGATTTGGAATCTAATGAACGAATTAGCCGAGCACATTTAGCTGAAGCGTTGGGGTACCGTTCTATGGATAGGTTATTGAAATTATTAAACGCTCAGGTGATCTAG
- a CDS encoding YihD family protein — protein sequence MKCHRVNEVIELLHPEWQKDPETNLIPFILKLCKEAGYNGKLDDLTDDVLIYHLKMRNSNKNEMIPGLAKDQENDFKTAILKARGIIK from the coding sequence ATGAAGTGTCACCGAGTTAATGAGGTAATTGAGTTACTTCACCCTGAATGGCAAAAAGACCCAGAGACTAATCTGATTCCATTTATCCTTAAACTATGTAAAGAAGCCGGTTATAACGGTAAATTGGACGATCTCACCGATGATGTTCTGATCTATCACCTTAAGATGAGAAACAGCAACAAAAATGAGATGATCCCTGGCCTTGCCAAAGATCAGGAAAATGACTTCAAAACAGCGATATTAAAGGCCCGTGGAATAATTAAATAG
- the trkA gene encoding Trk system potassium transporter TrkA, whose product MKIIILGAGQVGGTLAENLVGENNDITIVDKNSDRLRELQDKYDLRVVNGHASHPNTLREAGAQDADMLVAVTNSDETNMAACQIAFTIFNTPNRIARIRSPEYLKEKETLFHSGAVPVDHLIAPEELVTSYIERLIQYPGALQVVSFADKKVSLVAVKAYYGGPLVGNALSTLRDHMPHIDTRVAAIFRQGRPIRPQGTTIIEADDEVFFVADSYHIRSIMSELQRLEKPYRRIMIVGGGNIGSSLAKRLELDYSVKLIERSLARAEKLSEELEKTIVFCGDAADQELLIEENIDQVDVFIALTNEDETNIMSAMLAKRMGAKKVMVLIQRGAYVDLVQGGNIDVAISPQQATISALLTHVRRADIVNVSSLRRGAAEAIEAIAHGDETTSKVVGRPIGQLKLPPGTTIGAIVRGEEVMIAHDKTVIEQDDHVVMFLVDKKYVPDVELLFQPSPFFL is encoded by the coding sequence ATGAAAATCATTATTCTTGGAGCAGGTCAGGTTGGTGGCACACTCGCTGAAAATTTAGTGGGTGAAAATAACGATATCACCATCGTAGACAAAAACAGTGATCGCTTAAGGGAGCTTCAAGATAAATACGATTTACGAGTAGTCAATGGACACGCCAGTCACCCGAACACGTTACGCGAAGCCGGTGCTCAAGATGCGGACATGCTAGTGGCCGTGACCAACTCTGACGAAACCAATATGGCGGCTTGTCAGATTGCATTCACTATTTTTAATACACCCAATCGAATCGCTCGTATCCGTTCTCCTGAATATTTGAAAGAGAAAGAAACACTCTTCCACTCTGGCGCCGTACCAGTTGATCATTTAATTGCTCCTGAAGAGCTCGTGACTAGCTACATCGAACGTCTAATCCAGTACCCTGGCGCACTGCAAGTTGTCAGTTTTGCTGATAAGAAAGTAAGTTTGGTGGCAGTTAAAGCCTATTATGGTGGCCCTCTCGTTGGTAACGCACTTTCCACTCTGCGCGATCACATGCCTCATATAGATACGCGTGTCGCCGCTATTTTCAGACAAGGTCGACCTATCAGACCTCAAGGTACAACCATAATAGAAGCGGATGATGAAGTATTCTTCGTAGCGGATAGCTATCATATTCGTTCTATTATGAGTGAGCTACAACGACTCGAGAAGCCCTACAGACGTATTATGATCGTTGGTGGAGGTAATATCGGCTCTTCTCTAGCAAAACGATTAGAGCTTGATTACAGTGTGAAACTAATCGAACGCAGTTTAGCTCGAGCAGAAAAATTATCGGAAGAACTAGAAAAAACCATCGTATTTTGTGGTGATGCTGCCGACCAAGAACTGTTGATTGAAGAAAACATCGATCAGGTGGATGTTTTCATTGCGTTAACTAATGAAGACGAAACCAACATTATGTCTGCCATGTTAGCAAAACGTATGGGTGCAAAAAAAGTAATGGTACTCATCCAACGTGGCGCTTATGTTGACCTCGTTCAGGGAGGCAATATTGATGTGGCTATTTCACCTCAACAGGCTACAATTTCGGCTCTATTAACTCACGTAAGGCGTGCCGATATTGTTAACGTATCTTCATTAAGACGCGGAGCAGCGGAAGCCATTGAAGCCATTGCGCACGGAGATGAAACCACATCAAAGGTTGTTGGCAGACCAATAGGTCAATTAAAACTGCCCCCTGGTACCACAATAGGCGCAATTGTCCGTGGTGAAGAAGTAATGATTGCTCATGACAAAACGGTGATAGAGCAAGATGACCACGTTGTTATGTTCCTTGTGGATAAAAAGTATGTTCCTGACGTTGAACTGCTTTTCCAACCTAGCCCGTTCTTTTTATAA
- a CDS encoding sporulation protein, with protein MSFLKKTLASFGVGSARVDSILQQEFLIPGEKAKIVIEVYGGSTPQDIDNIDLKIYCRYIDEVPADNDKSKSDNYVGRMRRVPRDYVLASWKLPYSFTIESGQQRSFDIELDLPANTPVTIGDTKVWLETGLDISLAKDPTDKDILTVRPTPILDGVFSALEEEGLRIRQVECEATKGFDLPFVQEFELVPTTGQFHGRWRELEIVAYQHDDALELWFEIDRQKQGLGGMLSNLLGAGKIKRNLLIPKGTEGSEAGKLVIEYLVSTS; from the coding sequence ATGTCGTTTCTTAAAAAAACTTTAGCCAGTTTCGGTGTCGGTTCAGCGAGAGTTGACTCAATCTTACAGCAAGAATTCCTAATTCCAGGTGAAAAAGCGAAGATTGTAATCGAGGTCTATGGTGGTTCTACCCCTCAGGATATCGATAATATAGATCTGAAAATCTATTGTCGGTATATCGACGAAGTTCCTGCAGACAATGATAAAAGTAAAAGTGATAACTATGTGGGAAGAATGAGGCGTGTTCCCCGCGATTATGTTTTGGCGAGTTGGAAGCTTCCTTATTCTTTTACTATTGAATCTGGGCAACAAAGGAGCTTTGATATCGAGTTAGATTTACCTGCCAATACTCCGGTAACAATAGGAGATACCAAAGTTTGGTTGGAAACAGGGCTAGATATTTCCTTGGCTAAAGATCCTACCGATAAGGATATTTTAACGGTAAGACCAACCCCTATTTTGGATGGCGTATTTTCTGCTCTTGAAGAAGAAGGTTTGCGTATTCGGCAGGTGGAGTGTGAAGCGACGAAAGGGTTTGATCTCCCATTTGTTCAAGAATTCGAACTTGTGCCTACTACAGGTCAGTTTCATGGTCGCTGGAGAGAACTGGAAATTGTGGCTTATCAGCATGATGATGCACTCGAACTTTGGTTTGAGATTGATCGTCAGAAGCAAGGGCTGGGAGGTATGCTTTCAAACCTTTTAGGTGCAGGAAAAATAAAGAGAAATTTATTGATACCTAAAGGAACAGAAGGCAGTGAGGCCGGTAAACTGGTGATAGAGTATTTGGTTTCGACAAGTTAA
- a CDS encoding TrkH family potassium uptake protein translates to MVNFRPIMFVIGLVLSKLALFMYIPTLVAFFSGTDGFLEFGKAVVITHIAAFLCISLGKTEHFRLGVRDMFLITSLVWMIASVFAALPFVFINHISFTDAYFETMSGITTTGSTVLSGLDNMAPSILLWRSTLQWLGGIGFIVMAVAVLPMLNVGGMRLFQTESSDWSDKSSPRAKTVAKNIVAVYLSLTAACIIGYLITGMDFFDAVNHGFTTLSTGGYSTSDGSMNHFSNGAHWVATLFMFLGGLPFLLFVSVLRNKTFTALYLDAQVRGFALIFVIASAVIASWLIVHNGYTTSDAIRVSMFNIVSIITTTGYGLEDFTAWGGLPTVLFAFLMLVGACSGSTSGGIKIFRFQIAMTLFNKQMLKLIHPSGIFVQRYNKRPVSDDIVRSMVAFGITFFATIIIIAGSLSAIGLDPITSISGSITAVANVGPGMGDIIGPTGNFAPLPDLAKWILGLGMLMGRLEILTILVLFFPAFWRT, encoded by the coding sequence ATGGTTAATTTTCGTCCAATTATGTTTGTTATAGGGTTAGTATTATCAAAACTAGCCTTGTTTATGTACATTCCAACACTGGTCGCATTCTTTTCTGGTACTGACGGTTTTCTTGAGTTTGGCAAGGCGGTTGTCATCACGCATATCGCTGCATTTCTATGTATTTCGCTCGGTAAAACCGAACATTTCCGCCTTGGCGTAAGAGATATGTTTCTAATCACATCCTTGGTTTGGATGATAGCGAGCGTATTTGCAGCACTCCCTTTTGTGTTTATTAACCATATCAGCTTCACGGATGCTTATTTTGAGACGATGTCTGGCATTACAACAACAGGCTCTACCGTCTTAAGCGGCCTAGACAATATGGCGCCAAGTATACTGTTATGGCGCTCAACCCTTCAATGGTTAGGAGGAATTGGTTTCATTGTTATGGCGGTCGCTGTCTTGCCAATGTTAAATGTTGGTGGCATGAGGCTATTCCAGACAGAATCATCCGATTGGTCTGATAAAAGTTCACCTAGAGCAAAAACCGTCGCAAAAAATATTGTTGCTGTTTATCTTTCACTAACGGCAGCCTGCATCATTGGTTACTTAATCACTGGTATGGATTTCTTTGATGCGGTAAATCATGGATTTACGACACTATCCACTGGTGGTTACTCAACATCGGATGGCTCAATGAACCATTTTTCTAATGGCGCTCATTGGGTAGCGACATTATTTATGTTTCTCGGTGGCTTACCTTTTCTGCTCTTTGTTAGTGTATTACGAAACAAAACCTTTACCGCCCTCTATCTCGATGCTCAAGTTCGTGGATTTGCCCTGATATTTGTCATCGCTAGTGCGGTGATAGCCAGTTGGTTAATTGTACATAACGGCTACACTACATCGGATGCTATTCGCGTATCTATGTTCAATATCGTCTCTATTATTACAACCACAGGTTATGGGTTAGAGGACTTTACTGCATGGGGAGGACTACCTACCGTTCTCTTTGCTTTTTTAATGTTAGTAGGCGCTTGCTCCGGGTCTACCTCAGGTGGTATCAAAATATTTCGGTTCCAAATTGCGATGACGCTATTCAACAAACAGATGCTAAAGCTAATCCATCCATCCGGTATATTTGTACAACGCTACAATAAACGTCCTGTAAGTGACGATATTGTCCGTTCAATGGTCGCATTTGGTATCACCTTTTTTGCAACAATAATCATTATTGCGGGCTCTTTATCCGCTATAGGGTTAGATCCTATCACAAGCATTTCAGGTTCTATTACTGCCGTCGCAAATGTTGGCCCAGGCATGGGGGACATAATCGGACCTACTGGAAATTTTGCGCCGTTGCCTGATTTGGCAAAATGGATACTCGGATTAGGAATGTTAATGGGGCGACTAGAAATACTCACTATTCTTGTACTCTTCTTTCCTGCTTTTTGGCGCACGTAA
- a CDS encoding thiol:disulfide interchange protein DsbA/DsbL, with amino-acid sequence MKKIFMLLATLMLSTSVQAAQFNEGTHYEVLDLEKTSTPTVTEYFSFFCGHCNNFEPVIQQLKTKIPKNAKFQKVHVSFMGGNMGIPMAKAYASMIVLKVEDKMVPYMFNQIHTLRTPPKTEKELRQMFIDNGVDAKKFDSAYKGFAIDSMQKRFDKQFKAVKLSGVPGVVVNNRYVVKTDGIKNYDEYFDLVNYLLAL; translated from the coding sequence ATGAAAAAAATATTTATGTTACTCGCTACCCTGATGTTAAGCACATCAGTACAAGCCGCTCAATTTAATGAGGGAACGCACTATGAAGTATTAGACTTGGAAAAGACTTCTACTCCAACAGTTACCGAGTACTTCTCTTTCTTTTGCGGCCATTGTAATAATTTTGAACCCGTTATTCAGCAACTTAAAACAAAAATACCCAAGAACGCTAAATTTCAAAAAGTACATGTTTCCTTTATGGGTGGCAACATGGGTATTCCAATGGCTAAAGCTTATGCAAGCATGATTGTATTAAAAGTTGAAGATAAAATGGTTCCTTACATGTTCAACCAAATACACACGCTTCGTACCCCACCCAAGACAGAAAAAGAATTACGTCAAATGTTTATCGACAATGGTGTAGACGCAAAGAAATTTGATTCTGCATACAAGGGATTTGCCATTGATTCAATGCAGAAACGTTTTGATAAACAATTTAAAGCCGTTAAGTTAAGCGGAGTTCCAGGGGTCGTTGTCAACAATCGTTATGTTGTTAAAACCGATGGGATTAAAAACTACGACGAGTATTTTGACTTGGTTAATTATCTACTTGCGCTATAG
- the ccoG gene encoding cytochrome c oxidase accessory protein CcoG, whose translation MSQDKIDIKDVTPKTFNPKTHKGKKDRFNPSDGIYVRESKGTFQKLRRYGAWFLLLLFGLVPWIPYGERQAILLDIGNQQFNFFGTTLYPQDLTLLALLFMIAAFGLFFITTFLGRVWCGYLCPQTVWTFMYIWFEEKLEGAANKRRKQDGGKMTSNLLLRKTIKHIAWLGIALVTGFTFVGYFVPIKDLVVDFLTLNTTFWAGFWVIFFAICTYANAAWMRSIVCIHMCPYARFQSAMFDKDTFIVGYNQERGESRGPRPRKADPKKLGLGDCIDCDLCVQVCPTGIDIRDGLQYECINCGACIDICNQTMDRMGYEKNLISYTSEHKLSGKQTKVMRPKLIGYGGIMVLMLVLFALQIASVEPAGMSVLRDRNQLFKVNSEGYVENTYNLKIINKTQQLQNYSLDVTGLNDITWYGNQTIQVQPGEVVNLPISLGVATENLSSPVATIQFILTDSNQFTVEVESRFVKKL comes from the coding sequence ATGAGTCAAGATAAAATAGACATAAAAGATGTGACTCCCAAAACATTTAACCCTAAAACCCATAAGGGCAAAAAAGATAGATTTAATCCTAGTGATGGTATTTATGTACGAGAAAGCAAAGGAACCTTTCAAAAACTAAGGCGCTATGGCGCTTGGTTTTTACTCCTATTATTCGGATTGGTTCCTTGGATACCATACGGTGAAAGACAAGCTATATTGCTTGATATTGGCAATCAACAATTCAATTTTTTTGGTACCACCTTATACCCACAAGATTTAACCTTGCTTGCACTCTTATTCATGATAGCGGCATTTGGCTTGTTTTTTATTACGACATTTTTAGGCCGAGTATGGTGTGGTTACCTCTGTCCCCAAACCGTTTGGACATTTATGTATATCTGGTTTGAAGAAAAACTAGAGGGAGCGGCAAATAAAAGGCGAAAACAAGATGGCGGTAAGATGACATCAAACCTTCTGCTGCGAAAAACCATCAAACACATAGCTTGGCTTGGTATTGCTCTCGTTACTGGATTCACTTTCGTTGGGTACTTCGTCCCTATTAAAGATCTTGTGGTCGACTTCTTAACGCTAAATACGACATTCTGGGCCGGTTTTTGGGTTATATTTTTTGCGATATGTACTTACGCAAATGCAGCTTGGATGCGATCTATTGTCTGTATTCACATGTGCCCTTACGCTCGCTTCCAATCCGCAATGTTTGATAAAGATACTTTTATTGTCGGTTATAACCAAGAACGCGGAGAATCTAGAGGCCCTCGCCCACGTAAGGCTGACCCGAAAAAACTAGGGTTAGGTGACTGTATTGATTGTGACTTGTGTGTCCAAGTTTGCCCAACAGGCATTGATATACGCGATGGACTTCAATATGAATGTATCAACTGTGGTGCATGTATTGATATTTGTAATCAAACAATGGATCGTATGGGTTATGAAAAGAATTTAATCAGTTATACCTCAGAGCATAAATTGTCTGGTAAACAAACGAAAGTGATGCGACCGAAACTAATAGGTTACGGCGGTATCATGGTATTAATGCTTGTCTTGTTTGCCCTTCAAATTGCCAGTGTAGAACCCGCTGGAATGAGTGTATTAAGAGACAGAAACCAACTGTTTAAAGTCAATTCCGAAGGCTATGTCGAGAACACCTATAACCTAAAAATAATAAACAAAACTCAGCAACTACAGAACTACTCTCTGGATGTAACGGGTCTAAATGATATTACTTGGTACGGAAACCAGACCATTCAAGTCCAACCAGGTGAAGTTGTCAACTTACCAATAAGCTTAGGAGTAGCAACTGAAAACTTAAGCTCTCCTGTTGCTACGATTCAGTTTATACTCACCGATAGTAACCAATTTACTGTCGAAGTTGAGAGCAGGTTTGTTAAAAAACTGTAA
- the trhA gene encoding PAQR family membrane homeostasis protein TrhA encodes MSTKPENEYSVWEEIANSVSHGLGIIFGVVGSYFLITKAVENNADALTIISMSLYGASIIVLFLASTLYHSIPYQKTKRALKTFDHCAIYLLIAGSYTPFLLVSLRTPLAIGLMAVIWAIALFGIIFKFAFVYRFEKLSLWIYLTMGWLSLIVIYQLAMNIDIGGLALLAVGGVVYSLGVIFYVAKKIPFNHAIWHGFVLAGCVCHFLSIYYYVDPS; translated from the coding sequence ATGTCGACTAAACCAGAAAATGAATACAGTGTATGGGAGGAGATCGCGAATAGTGTGTCCCATGGTCTTGGGATCATTTTTGGTGTCGTTGGGTCCTATTTTCTAATAACAAAAGCCGTTGAGAACAATGCAGATGCATTAACGATAATTAGCATGAGTCTTTATGGTGCTAGCATTATTGTGCTTTTTTTGGCCTCAACGTTGTATCACTCTATCCCATATCAAAAAACCAAGCGAGCACTTAAGACCTTTGATCATTGTGCTATTTATTTACTCATTGCTGGCAGTTATACACCCTTCTTATTAGTAAGTTTAAGAACCCCATTAGCAATTGGCTTAATGGCTGTTATTTGGGCGATAGCCTTGTTTGGGATTATCTTTAAGTTTGCCTTTGTCTATCGATTCGAAAAACTGTCTCTTTGGATTTATCTTACGATGGGGTGGTTATCGCTAATTGTGATTTATCAGCTAGCGATGAATATCGATATAGGTGGATTAGCGCTATTGGCTGTTGGAGGCGTGGTCTATTCTTTAGGCGTTATTTTTTATGTGGCTAAGAAAATACCATTCAATCACGCTATTTGGCATGGTTTTGTTTTGGCTGGGTGCGTATGTCACTTCCTTTCTATCTACTATTATGTTGATCCAAGTTAG